The sequence TCACCGCTCGCCGCGTCCCGCGGCCCCAACATGGTGGTACGGCGGGTGGAGCCGACGGGGTGGAACGGGGTAAATCGCTACTCGAAGCGGGCGGGGTCGCCGGCGCCGCGGCGGAGGATCTCCGGCTCCGGGCCGGACAGGTCGACCACGGTGGTGGGCTCCAGGCCACACTCACCCGCGTCGATCACCGCGTCGACGAGGTGGTCGAGCCGTTCCTTGATCTCCCAGCCCTGGGTCATCGGCTCCTCGTCGTCGGGCAGCAGCAGGGTGCTGGACAGCAGCGGCTCCCCGAGCTCGGCGAGCAACGCCTGGGTGACGGTGTGCCGGGGTACACGCACCCCGACCGTCCGCTTGCGGGGCTCCTGGAGCCGGCGCGGCACCTCATGGGTGGCCGGCAGGATGAAGGTGTAGCTGCCCGGGATGACGGCCTTGACCAGGCGGAAGACCGAGTTGCTGACCTTGACGAACTGGCCGAGCTGGGCGAAGTCGCGGCAGACCAGGGTGAAGTGGTGCCGGTCGTCGAGCCGGCGGATCTCCCGGATCCGGTCCAGGCCGCTCCGGTTGCCGATCCGGCAGCCGAAGGCGTAGCACGAGTCCGTCGGGTAGGCGATCAGCCCGTCGTCCCGGATCAGGTCGACCACCTGTCGCAGGGTACGCGGTTGCGGGTTGTCCGGGTGCAGGTCGTAGTACCTCGCCACGGCCCCCACCCTATGCCCCGTCACGTGACCGGCCCACCATGGGGCGCACCCACTCAGGTGTAGACGCCGCGCCAGTACTCGTCTCGGGACACCTTGAAGTCGTCGGGCCTGGTTCGCCGCAGAAGCTCGTACCGGTCCGCGAAGACGTCAATCGCTCGTTGGAGGCTGCACCCCTCGGCCTCACGAATTGCCTGCATCGCTGAGATGATCCGCCGTTGCACGATCAGGTCGTCGATCGACTGCCAAGCGTCCACGCGGCCATCTTGCAGGACGACTGTCAGCTTGGGAATCGGGTTGATCACCACCATGAGTAGCCGCGCCAGCCAGTCAACGGCCACGGACCGTTTAGGTTGTGGCCGTCGATGTGCCGCTGCTGGCCCGTGTTGACCGCTGGATCGGGCACGGATCGGGCACGAGGTGGTGGGTCCGGCTGCTTGTTGGGCCTGCCCGGCGTCATACGCTCGGCCCTACTCTTACACGACCGCCGCCGCTAGCGCCCGGGCAAAGAACGCCAATCACCCTCGGCGGGAAGCTCCTGGCCGAAGTGCTACAGGCTCGCCGGACTGGCCGGACGGTCCACCGACGTCCATGCACGTCCGTCGCCATCCAGCCCGATCGTCACCCAGATAGTCACCCAGCATCCTCGCGGCCCAGGGTCGCTGAACAGGTGCGACCTTCCTAAGGGGTGTCTCAGTTGGTGGTTTTGCGCTATCGGTGGTAGCAGAGCAGGGTGCAGGCGAGGTCGGCGAAGGCCTCGTAGTGCTGCTCTTT comes from Micromonospora viridifaciens and encodes:
- a CDS encoding L-threonylcarbamoyladenylate synthase; this encodes MARYYDLHPDNPQPRTLRQVVDLIRDDGLIAYPTDSCYAFGCRIGNRSGLDRIREIRRLDDRHHFTLVCRDFAQLGQFVKVSNSVFRLVKAVIPGSYTFILPATHEVPRRLQEPRKRTVGVRVPRHTVTQALLAELGEPLLSSTLLLPDDEEPMTQGWEIKERLDHLVDAVIDAGECGLEPTTVVDLSGPEPEILRRGAGDPARFE